The Flavobacteriales bacterium genomic interval AAACCTGTTGCACGATTGTAGGTGTCAATCCCAGCTGAAGTATTATAAATAGATAGACATCGACTACTTAAACCAGTGATTGTACTCGACCAATAGTAACCAATATTTCCAATGTAATTAATCGCTCCATTGCTAGGGTCGCGATAACCTGCTGTTGTGAATTTTAATGGAGAACCAAATGCACCTACACTGTTATTCCCGCCAGACCAACTTAAGCGCTCTTCATTTAATTCCGTAGCTGTGGGGAGGCGATAACCTTTTGGGCAAGGGTTGTTGATACCATTGACTCCCTGCCATAAATTATTATTTTGAGGAACTCTCCAATCAAATGGAGTAGTTGTCTCGATTACAAAGTCTCCATGACTAGGATTGCTCGTACTTGAATTGGTGTTTGTTGAAGAGCTATTCCGACAATGATGACCATCTGAATCTCTACCCCACTGATACAAGTCACCATAAGCTAATTCATCAGTTCTGGTGATCGCAATTCTACTTGCACCTAAATTACGATCCATCCATGTCCTCCCAGTTGTAGGATTCATTACATCACTAACTTCGGTAGGTATTCCCAATGCACAACGTAATTCTATAAATGAAACACTGTGTAAGTTTCCGGAATTATCAGCAACTACATGCTTACGGTCAGTTGCTAAGCTGTATTGTGGTAGATTTTCTATTTTAGTATGACCATCATTTTGAATTGAAATTCCGGTATTGCCGCCATTTCCTACTAACTTATTGGTTGTTAAATTAATATTCTGTGTTGCAGTATGATTTCCTAAGTTGTCTTGTAATGGACTTAAATTGACGGTTTCACTGCTTCCTCTTTCTATGCCTATCGTTAATGTAGTGCCATTTAGACTGCTCCCATTAATATTTTGATTATCTGTCCCAGCATCATCATCAACCCAAGTGTATTCCCCACTTCCATTGGTCGATAAAACTTGTCCGTTGTTTCCGCCTGTAGGTAACTCTATTTCATTACTAGGATCAGCGTCTGCATCATTAACATTGTCAGTAAGCGTTACATTATTTCCATTACTAATGGTTAATGTATTTCCAGTAAGCGAAAGCGTTTGGGCGTCGGTATTATCCAAGTAAGGTGTTAAATCAATGTTACTGGCATTACTATTATTGGTGATAGATAAAATATTGGTAGCTGTATTCAACGATAAGTCTTGAATCTCGTTGGTGATATCACCGTCTACTTCTGTAACTGTTAAAGGATTGGCAGTTGTTCCATCTCCAGAAATATTTGTCCCATTACTATTGACGACAGCTGTTCCCCAATTGTCAGCACCAGATGGCGCAGCTTGAGGAATCCAGTTGGTTCCATTCCAAGTTAAAACTTCACCATTGTTAGCAGTAGCTGGTAATTCAATTTCATTGTTGGGATCATTGTCATTATCAGTCACTGTCAATGGATTTCCGACAGTACCATCACCAGAGATATTTGCTCCAGCAGTTTGTACGACTTGTGTCCCCCAGTTATCACCCGTGCCACTTCCCACTTGAACCCATTGTAAATTAGGCCCGTCCCAATAGAAAAAAGTTGTTAAGTCTTTATCATAAACTAACATTCCATCTTCGGCATTGGTTAACGCAGTACCTAAAGTATTTCGAGCTGTAGTTGTTAACCTAGAGATTAAAACGCCTTTATCGGTAGATTCAATATCCAAAATAGCTTGAGGATTAGGATGGGATGTTCCTATTCCTACATTGTTTTGAGCAATAAAATTAAGTGGGATAATTAAAATAGTTCCTAAGAGAGCGGTTAAAATACGTAGCATAATGTTTGGCTTTATTGATAAAAAACTTTATGGAAATATTACCTGAATCATTAAAGTTTATTTATTATGGTTGGTTATTCATTTAGAACGATAATTTAAGGCGAAAACTTTCAATTTGTATGGTATTTTAGGTCAACAAACAATAAGGCTAGTTAAACGACGATATAATACTTTAACCAGTATCAAAGAATTTAGCGATTGATGTGAAAGTCTTTATACAAAAGCACAAAAAAAAACAGCTATAACAATTAATTATAGCTGTTTTTTTATCCTATTGAATGGGTGAATTAACGCCAGCATAGTACTCTTACTTGAGCTGAGTTAGAAAGTTGAGTGTTTTGTTCTCCACCCCATCCGTCGTTAATACTAATTATCCTACCGTGAGAGTTTCCGTTATTTCGATCAGGAGCCCATAATCTTACTGTAGAAGTGTTATAAGCATATAATACACCCCCATAAT includes:
- a CDS encoding fibrobacter succinogenes major paralogous domain-containing protein, with protein sequence MLRILTALLGTILIIPLNFIAQNNVGIGTSHPNPQAILDIESTDKGVLISRLTTTARNTLGTALTNAEDGMLVYDKDLTTFFYWDGPNLQWVQVGSGTGDNWGTQVVQTAGANISGDGTVGNPLTVTDNDNDPNNEIELPATANNGEVLTWNGTNWIPQAAPSGADNWGTAVVNSNGTNISGDGTTANPLTVTEVDGDITNEIQDLSLNTATNILSITNNSNASNIDLTPYLDNTDAQTLSLTGNTLTISNGNNVTLTDNVNDADADPSNEIELPTGGNNGQVLSTNGSGEYTWVDDDAGTDNQNINGSSLNGTTLTIGIERGSSETVNLSPLQDNLGNHTATQNINLTTNKLVGNGGNTGISIQNDGHTKIENLPQYSLATDRKHVVADNSGNLHSVSFIELRCALGIPTEVSDVMNPTTGRTWMDRNLGASRIAITRTDELAYGDLYQWGRDSDGHHCRNSSSTNTNSSTSNPSHGDFVIETTTPFDWRVPQNNNLWQGVNGINNPCPKGYRLPTATELNEERLSWSGGNNSVGAFGSPLKFTTAGYRDPSNGAINYIGNIGYYWSSTITGLSSRCLSIYNTSAGIDTYNRATGFSVRCIKN